The genomic window TAGAAGGCGACTATGCGGCCCTTATGGAGGATCACAAGGATATTCTCGATAAGTGGAACGCCGCGCTCGAGGCTGCCGGAAAGTGACAATTCCCTGAATGGCTCAAATATTTCCGGGTTGCGGATTCGCAGCCCGGATGATGAGACACCTCCCTTCGCATTTATGATATACTCAAAGAAATGAAAAATTCAGGGATCGCCGTGCCCTCGGCGCGTTACCTTCTCCCCCATGGGGACCGCCCATGACGATTACGGACCGGACCGATCTTCTCACCCGTCTGGAATCGGGTTATGCCCTGCCGGCCCTTTCCGTTATCGCCATAAAACTGGTGGAAATCGCATCCGACGAGAGATGCTCGGTAAATGACCTCGCCGACCTTATCGAAAAGGACCCTTCCCTCACCGTGCGCCTTCTCAAGCTTGCAAACAGTGTATTTTTCAGGGGTAGTCAACCTATTGTCGCCGTGCGGCAGGCGGTCATGAGGATAGGTTTCCGCCAACTGAGGATTATGGCCCTTTCCCTCTCTTTGAGGGATACCTTTCCCATGGGTAGGGTGGGCTCGGTCGATTACGAGAGATTCTGGCAAAATTCCCTGTACAGGGCCTTGATCGCCAGATCCCTGGCCCGGCACCTCACTATTTGCGATCCTGAAGAGGCTTTCGTGGGAGGCCTTACACTGGGGATAGGCTTTCTCGTGTTTTTCGACCTATTTCTGAAAAAGAAAGCGATAGAGATCGACCGCGACCTCGATACCCTCGAAAAGCTCCTCTTATGGGAAGCGGACAACTTCGGAATCAATCACCGAGAAGTGGGCGAGGCAGCCCTCAGATACTGGCGTTTTCCGGAAGAGATCGTCATATGCCAGCGCGGGCACATGAGGGAGACTACGGTGCCCCTCGCCCGCGTCTGTGAGCTTGCCAGAGTCCTCTCAAACACGCTCGTGCGCAAATCATCCGATTTCCAAACTTTTTTCGTGGAGGGGGAGGTGTCTTTCGGCCTCACCTACGAGACCATCAATGATATACTCTGCACCACCTTCGAAGAGGTTCAGGATATTGCGGAAAGCCTGAGGATCGAGATGAATAAGGAAAAGGACCTCCTCGGTCTTATGGAAAAGGCGAATCATGCTTTGAGCCTCTTATCCGAGAGGATCGCAGGGCTCCGGTCGGACCCTCCCCTGCCTTCCTTCGAAAGCCTGTCGGACACGCCTGCGGGTCAGGCGAGTAACATTTCCGAGACCCTTCAGGCGGTGGCCCACGAGATCAGAAACCCGCTGGTAGCGGTGGCGGGATTCGCACGAAAGCTCGCGGCGACCGTAGACCCCGGCTCAAAAGGAGGGCAGTACGCACGCATCATTCTCGAAGAAGCCCTGCGACTTGAAACAGCCCTATCCGAAATGACCGCGGAGAAACTCGAGACTGCAATGAAATGAAGATGGCGGCCCTATTCCTCCGGCGTCATAAAAAACCTCTATTCCTAAATTGTCCCGATGACGAGGATAATACTGATCACACCCACGGCGAGAGCCGCAAAACCCACTACATAAGAGAGGATGGTAAGCCACGGGGCCGGAGGCGCACTCCGTAATGACTCCAGCCTGCCCTCACGGCTCAACCTGTCATACTCTGACGGCCGCTCCTCCTTCATCTCCCCCTCACTTATCCTACCGGTAAAAATCACCGGGTCGAGAGGAAATTTATCCCCTCTTAGATGGGTATGGCCGAAGTGAAAGATAAAGATAAAGCCCGTGGCAAGCAGGGCCTCATCACTATGGACGACTGCCGCGATGTTGAGTATCCACCCTGGAAAGAAGCGCGAGAAAAACTCGGGGAACCAGAGGAAGAGTCCGGATATTCCTATCATCCCCACCCCCCAGAAAACCGCCCAATAATCGAACTTTTCCCAGTACGTCCACCTGTCGAAGCGCGGTTTCGGGCCCCGTCCCAGAAACCATTTTATGTTGCTCCCCATGTCTTTGAGATCCTTGATCCCAGGCACCATGGAATTGGGACCCAGGATGAAGCCAAAAAGGGGCTCGGTCGATCTATACCTGAAGAAATGGATGAGATACACGAGATGGGCGGCAAAATACCCGAAGGTAAGAAGGGCACAGACCCGGTGGAGAAGGCCTGCCCTTTCAAAGCCACCAATAAAAGAGACGAAATGAGGGGCCCACGGACTATCGGAATACTTCAAAGGCAGGCCCGTCACGGCAAGGCCGAGAAAGCTCACCATGACGATAAGGTGCATGATCCGGTGAACGCCGTTGAAACGGATAAAATAGGTTTCTCCGGCATCTTTCATTCCTTCCTCCTTTTCCCGCGCCTTCCATGCCTTTCGATCCACGATCTCGGAAACCAGAGGATCGTGTGGATCCCGAAAAATCCGAATACCGCGATCAAAAGAGCGGTCATAAAAACCCACACATAATAAAATATCGGATTATCATCTTTTTTTCGGTAATCCACATGGGCGACGTAGGTAGTAAAACTCTTGTTGGCCTTCGGGTGGCATTGCGCACAGGTGGCGATGATATTCTTTTCCGAGATCTTCGAGCCCGGGTCCGACCGGGGCAGCACATCATGGGCGCCGTGGCAATCGGCGCATTTTGCAACCCGGGTAAAGCCGAGGTTCGTAATCTTACCGTGATAAGAATGGTGATAGGTTTCAAGGGGTTTTTTATGGCAGCTCCCGCATTCCCTGATGGCTTCGAGCATCCACGCAGTGGCTTTGACCGGTTTTATCTCGTGGGGGAGATGACAGTTCGCGCAGCTCGGGGCGGCCTTATTGCCCTCTTTCACCTGTTGGGCGTGAATACTCTTTCCGAAGGCCTTCTCTTCCGCCTCGTGACATTTCCCGCAGGTCACGGAGATATTGGCGAAATAGATCTGCGATGTGCGGTCGGTATGAGGTTTTATTGCATGGGAGCCATGACAATCGCTGCATGCGGCGGAAACGGGAATGCCCCCCTTGGTGAGGGCCTGGCCGTGGATACTGTCCAGGTAAAGCGAGTTTTCCGCAGGTATGTTATATTTCTTTATCATCTCCGTGTTCGCATGGCATCGTGAGCAGGTCTTCGGGAGGTTGAAAACGTTGACGGCGGATTTGGAGTTATCTCTCCCGAGCATTTCGTGAGTCTTTCCATGGCAGTCTTCGCAGATTGCCACCGCCCTTCCGGTCTTTTCGGTTTGTGCGTGAATGCTTTCCTTATAATCCTTCACCACACCTGAATGGCAGGCGCCGCATGTCGAAGGGGTAAGGGCTTTCGCGTTCTCCACATTGTGATAGCCGTGACACTCCCTGCAGGTGGCTTTCTCTTTCTTCCCCTGCCCGTGGACGCCCAGGCGGTGTTGGTTGAAGGCGGCGCCATGGCATGATTTGCAGGCCTTTCCATGTACCTTCTCGGGGTGGGGAAGCTCTTTGATATCATGGCACTCTACACAGGCAAGCGATTTGTGCACGGATTTGTCGAATATTTCCTTGTGGAAAAAAAGGGAGACTGTCTTATTGCCGGGGCCTTTTTTGGTAAGTTCTTTTTCTCCATGACACCCCATGCAGTCATCATTGGAGATTTCGGCGCCATAGCCGTTACCCCAGAGCAATACCAGAAACAGCAGGAAAAGACCGCTCCACACCGTGCTCTTTCTCAAGGCCCGCTTCCTCCTTCGCACTTACACCGTTCAAGTTTATACCATTTTATTTTTTCTGACAATTATTTTGAGAGGGGCTTTCCTGTGAAGGCGGTAAAACGCAGGGGTATCGGTCGCGCTCTATGCGAATGTATCGAGGGTATACTCCAGGGTCTCGTCCTGTGCCCTCACCGCTTTTACATATGCCTCGAGGCCTCTTTGGGCAATGATCATCTGTGGGATCTCCTGTCCCGGGGTCGTGTCCGAGACATCGGCAAAAAGTCCATTGGAACCCTGGCCTATCGATCCCGACGAGGTGAGGTTGATTCCGGAATTCTCGCCCCCTGAGAGGGCTGTCCTTTCCTTCTCCGAAATAGCGCTCACCCTCAGATTGTTGATCGATGATGAGGCGGCGCCGTAAAACGAATTCTCGAGCTTCTTGAGTGATCCTACACTCATGCTCATCAGGTAGGGATAAATTCCGCTTATCATCTATCAATTCTAGCAGAAGAAGAGCCGCTCCGCTGTGATATGGGTCACATTACGAAAAAAAATTACATCATTTGAAATATATCGGGCCATTAAGAAAAAACTTAGATCTTTTCGCCGTCCGGTGTATCGGAGTCGGGGAAAATTTTTCCCGGGTTGAGCAGACCTTTCGGATCGAAGGCGTTCTTTACCCGTTTCAAAAGCTCCAGTTCGGTCCGGCTCATCTGGAGGTTCATATAATTTTTCGCCGTAATCCCGACCCCGTGCTCCCCTGTCAATTTTCCACCCATGGAGACCGTCTTCCGGTAGATTTCACCGAGCAGTTCGTGAGCCTCCTCCGTCTCCGCGAAATTCTTTTTTCGATACTGGATCGTCACATGGAGGTTTCCGTCACCCCCATGCCCGAAGGTAGCGACCTTTACCGACTTTCCCGCCTCACTCTCTCTGATTGCCCGGACGAGAAAAGGCAATTCGTACCGGGGCACCACCACATCCGCTTCCAGATGGTCCTTGCCTTTCGCCTTGAGGGCCGGAAGGGCCTCACGTCTTATTCTCCAGAGTTTTT from Syntrophorhabdaceae bacterium includes these protein-coding regions:
- a CDS encoding HDOD domain-containing protein, which codes for MTITDRTDLLTRLESGYALPALSVIAIKLVEIASDERCSVNDLADLIEKDPSLTVRLLKLANSVFFRGSQPIVAVRQAVMRIGFRQLRIMALSLSLRDTFPMGRVGSVDYERFWQNSLYRALIARSLARHLTICDPEEAFVGGLTLGIGFLVFFDLFLKKKAIEIDRDLDTLEKLLLWEADNFGINHREVGEAALRYWRFPEEIVICQRGHMRETTVPLARVCELARVLSNTLVRKSSDFQTFFVEGEVSFGLTYETINDILCTTFEEVQDIAESLRIEMNKEKDLLGLMEKANHALSLLSERIAGLRSDPPLPSFESLSDTPAGQASNISETLQAVAHEIRNPLVAVAGFARKLAATVDPGSKGGQYARIILEEALRLETALSEMTAEKLETAMK
- a CDS encoding cytochrome b/b6 domain-containing protein, which produces MKDAGETYFIRFNGVHRIMHLIVMVSFLGLAVTGLPLKYSDSPWAPHFVSFIGGFERAGLLHRVCALLTFGYFAAHLVYLIHFFRYRSTEPLFGFILGPNSMVPGIKDLKDMGSNIKWFLGRGPKPRFDRWTYWEKFDYWAVFWGVGMIGISGLFLWFPEFFSRFFPGWILNIAAVVHSDEALLATGFIFIFHFGHTHLRGDKFPLDPVIFTGRISEGEMKEERPSEYDRLSREGRLESLRSAPPAPWLTILSYVVGFAALAVGVISIILVIGTI